One segment of Humidesulfovibrio mexicanus DNA contains the following:
- a CDS encoding OmpA/MotB family protein — MAKNKGGNTIIIKKVVDGHGGGHHGGSWKVAYADFVTAMMAFFLLLWLIASLKPQQKESLALVFKDAKGENVVVQSVSATTFIPKDAKMGIPEMNLSQQDQLKYEVALMVKELLTQNQELQSNSGISSDNAGVLMQVNNSVMFAPNSAVLKPEAAKILDGVTNILLNQKVDLVIRGHTDDTENGSGLYPSKWELSAARAAAALRYILAKGDGAIAATRLRAAGYADSRPLVPIIDEDSRAVNRRVEFYYHSPEVQTW; from the coding sequence GTGGCCAAAAATAAGGGCGGCAATACCATCATCATCAAAAAGGTGGTGGATGGACATGGCGGCGGCCACCATGGCGGCTCCTGGAAGGTCGCCTACGCCGACTTCGTCACTGCCATGATGGCCTTTTTTCTCCTTTTATGGCTTATCGCCTCGCTTAAGCCGCAACAGAAGGAATCCCTCGCGTTGGTGTTCAAGGACGCCAAGGGGGAAAACGTCGTCGTGCAGTCGGTTTCGGCCACCACCTTCATCCCCAAGGACGCCAAGATGGGCATTCCGGAGATGAACCTCTCCCAGCAGGACCAGCTCAAATACGAGGTGGCGCTGATGGTGAAGGAGCTTTTGACGCAGAACCAGGAGCTGCAAAGCAACTCCGGCATCAGCTCGGACAACGCCGGCGTGCTCATGCAGGTCAACAACTCCGTCATGTTCGCGCCGAACTCCGCAGTGCTCAAGCCAGAGGCCGCAAAAATTCTCGACGGCGTCACCAACATCCTCCTCAACCAGAAGGTGGATCTGGTCATACGCGGGCATACCGACGACACCGAGAACGGCAGCGGCCTGTACCCGTCCAAATGGGAGCTCTCCGCCGCGCGCGCGGCTGCCGCCCTGCGCTACATCCTCGCCAAGGGCGATGGCGCCATCGCGGCTACCCGCCTGCGTGCGGCAGGGTATGCCGACAGCCGTCCGCTGGTTCCCATCATTGACGAGGACAGCCGTGCGGTAAACCGCAGGGTCGAGTTCTACTACCACAGTCCGGAAGTGCAGACTTGGTAG
- a CDS encoding alpha/beta hydrolase, producing the protein MFFITNRAFVEGNASAEMRKVAFELNNNEAGQSVYFCWRDDAKKAYVELGSDNFMKAMRKAATRQVLFYLHDSAQFPEEQVFPTAEKLQALFDEQDKNLVDVVPVIWPCDNGQSPMRDFHEDQIAAEASGVAFARALEKFLVWRESVKGGEAPCLKRLNVLAHSMGNRVLRQTLSCWANYHRKGQVPLLFRNVFMLAADVFNESLEPTRDGRYICHSARNVVVYHAADDRILGAGSVGHLGANSASRRLGHTGPEHQAMTPQNVYTVDCDDVNNKYDRPNGHTYFLADEKGEPGKVFLHMYDAVKKGRIQGHDERRGLIVDLNFRSC; encoded by the coding sequence ATGTTCTTCATCACCAACAGGGCCTTTGTTGAGGGTAACGCCAGCGCCGAAATGCGCAAGGTCGCCTTCGAGCTCAACAACAACGAGGCCGGTCAATCCGTTTATTTCTGCTGGCGCGACGATGCCAAAAAAGCCTACGTGGAGCTTGGCAGCGACAACTTCATGAAGGCCATGCGCAAGGCCGCCACGCGCCAGGTGCTCTTCTACCTGCACGACTCCGCGCAGTTTCCCGAGGAGCAGGTGTTCCCCACGGCGGAGAAACTCCAGGCCCTGTTCGACGAGCAGGACAAAAACCTTGTGGACGTGGTCCCGGTCATCTGGCCCTGCGACAACGGCCAAAGTCCCATGCGCGATTTCCATGAGGACCAGATCGCGGCCGAGGCCAGCGGCGTGGCCTTCGCCCGGGCCCTCGAAAAATTCCTCGTCTGGCGGGAGTCCGTGAAAGGCGGCGAAGCCCCTTGTCTCAAACGCCTGAACGTGCTCGCACACTCCATGGGCAACCGGGTGTTGCGGCAAACCCTCTCCTGTTGGGCCAACTACCACCGCAAGGGCCAGGTTCCCCTCCTTTTCCGCAACGTGTTCATGCTTGCGGCCGACGTGTTCAACGAAAGCCTGGAGCCCACCCGCGATGGCCGCTACATTTGCCACAGCGCACGCAATGTCGTGGTCTACCATGCCGCGGACGACCGCATCCTTGGAGCTGGCAGCGTAGGACACCTCGGGGCCAATTCGGCGTCCAGGAGGCTGGGGCACACCGGGCCGGAACATCAGGCCATGACGCCCCAAAACGTCTACACTGTGGACTGCGACGACGTGAACAACAAGTACGACCGCCCCAATGGGCACACCTATTTCCTTGCGGACGAAAAGGGCGAGCCCGGAAAAGTGTTTCTGCACATGTACGATGCAGTGAAAAAAGGCCGCATTCAGGGGCACGACGAACGCCGCGGGCTCATCGTGGACCTGAACTTCCGTTCCTGCTGA
- the motA gene encoding flagellar motor stator protein MotA: MFAIIGVFVVLGCVVGGFVLEGGPLAVLIQPIEVLIIGGAAVGSFMIASPKSVLFGTLKKAFKVFTASEASKQTYLDILSVLYTLMNMARRDGIVSIEQHVSKPDGSAVFTRYPAILKNHEVRDFICDNFKVLLAGNIEPHQFESVMDIDLAASHKHEATTPAAINKVADSLPGLGIVAAVLGIVLTMGKINEPPEVLGHSIGAALVGTFLGILLCYGFAGPMAQNLEYQVKETHSMLEVVKAGLVGFASGFPPMLAVEAARRAVSGPARPTFEELEGALKGGQK, from the coding sequence ATGTTCGCGATCATCGGTGTTTTCGTTGTGCTCGGCTGCGTTGTCGGGGGCTTTGTCCTGGAAGGCGGACCGCTTGCCGTGCTCATCCAGCCCATCGAAGTGCTCATCATTGGCGGCGCCGCGGTCGGATCCTTCATGATCGCCTCGCCCAAGAGCGTGCTCTTCGGCACCCTCAAGAAGGCGTTCAAGGTTTTCACCGCTTCAGAGGCCAGCAAGCAGACCTATCTCGACATCCTCTCCGTTTTGTACACCTTGATGAACATGGCCCGTCGCGATGGCATCGTATCCATTGAGCAACATGTGAGCAAGCCCGATGGCAGCGCCGTGTTCACCCGTTATCCGGCCATCCTGAAAAATCACGAAGTCCGCGACTTCATCTGCGACAACTTCAAGGTGTTGCTGGCGGGCAACATCGAACCGCACCAGTTCGAGTCCGTCATGGATATCGATCTTGCCGCATCGCACAAGCACGAGGCCACCACCCCTGCCGCCATCAACAAGGTGGCCGATTCCCTGCCCGGTCTGGGCATCGTGGCCGCGGTGCTGGGCATCGTGCTCACCATGGGCAAGATCAACGAGCCCCCCGAGGTGCTTGGCCATTCCATTGGCGCGGCCCTGGTGGGTACCTTTCTCGGCATCCTTTTATGTTATGGTTTTGCCGGGCCCATGGCGCAAAACCTGGAGTATCAGGTGAAGGAGACCCACTCCATGCTGGAGGTGGTGAAGGCCGGGCTGGTCGGTTTCGCCAGCGGCTTTCCTCCCATGCTCGCGGTGGAGGCGGCCCGGCGCGCCGTTTCCGGCCCAGCCCGCCCGACTTTTGAAGAACTGGAAGGAGCGTTGAAGGGTGGCCAAAAATAA